ATAAAAATATAGGAATTATAAAGGTAAAAGGAGTTTTATCAATGAGAGTTGTGGCGCCAAAACCGTTTACATTTGGAAATGGAAAAAGAGCAGTCCTGCTGCTGCATGGTTTTACCGGAAATACAGCAGATGTAAGAATGATGGCAAGATTTCTTGAAACGAAGGGATACACCTGCCATGCCCCGCAGTATAAGGGACATGGAGTTCCGCCAGAAGAGCTGGTTCATACAGGCCCGGAAGACTGGTGGAAAGATGTGGTGGAAGGGTATGAATTTCTAAAAAACAAGGGACATAAAGAAATTGCAGTGGCCGGACTTTCCCTTGGCGGCGTATTTTCCCTTAAATTGGGTTACACTGTACCTGTAAAGGGTATTGTTCCGATGTGCGCACCTATGTACATAAAAAGCGAAGAAGTCATGTATGAAGGAATTCTGAGCTACGCGAGAGAATATAAGAGACTTGAAGGTAAGCCGGAAGAACAAATTGAACAGGAAATGGAAGAGTTCCAAAAAACACCGATGAATACATTAAAGGCACTCCAGGAGCTGATCGCGGATGTGCGAAATCATGTGGATATGATTTACTCCCCAACATTTGTTGTACAGGCACGACATGACCATATGATCAACACGGACAGTGCTAATATCATTTTTAATGAAGTGGAGAATGACTTAAAGCAGCTGAAGTGGTACGAAGAATCCGGGCACGTGATTACTCTCGATAAAGAGCGTGATCAGCTGCACGAAGATGTGT
This window of the Cytobacillus pseudoceanisediminis genome carries:
- a CDS encoding alpha/beta hydrolase, which gives rise to MRVVAPKPFTFGNGKRAVLLLHGFTGNTADVRMMARFLETKGYTCHAPQYKGHGVPPEELVHTGPEDWWKDVVEGYEFLKNKGHKEIAVAGLSLGGVFSLKLGYTVPVKGIVPMCAPMYIKSEEVMYEGILSYAREYKRLEGKPEEQIEQEMEEFQKTPMNTLKALQELIADVRNHVDMIYSPTFVVQARHDHMINTDSANIIFNEVENDLKQLKWYEESGHVITLDKERDQLHEDVYGFLEKLDWEE